Proteins co-encoded in one Juglans regia cultivar Chandler chromosome 16, Walnut 2.0, whole genome shotgun sequence genomic window:
- the LOC109013416 gene encoding uncharacterized protein LOC109013416 isoform X2 encodes MVNGSRGRRRISSRQSRVTPYPLPSYNLDISVDLCPKKCSKALDKKDWEDVTCSVCMECPHNAVLLLCSSHDKGCRPYMCGTSFRYSNCLDQYKKAYCKTISSNDGQHMHGSINNPIVVPDSSLPIERCEATELACPLCRGQVKGWTVVELAREFLNEKKRSCMQDNCSFVGNYKELRKHVRVEHPSARPREVDPILEQKWRRLERERERDDVISTIRSTMPGAMVFGDYVIESNRHGFDTDEEDGGFDVNAAERNRGLEVGFDSNLVNVFLLLHAFGPSGNDLSRRLRHPERTFHHGSDQNAVSVHQNHHPSPVGGLDSSDQDDNNNSNDDGGGDDGGMSLVSRLRRHGRVLLGRSGRRRRRREAIRDL; translated from the coding sequence ATGGTGAATGGTAGCAGAGGACGGCGCAGAATTTCTTCTCGGCAATCCAGGGTAACTCCATATCCACTGCCTTCTTACAACTTGGATATTTCAGTGGACTTGTGTCCTAAGAAATGCTCCAAGGCTTTGGATAAAAAAGACTGGGAAGATGTGACATGTTCTGTGTGTATGGAGTGCCCTCACAATGCTGTTCTTCTCCTCTGTTCCTCTCATGACAAGGGTTGCCGTCCGTACATGTGTGGAACTAGCTTTCGGTACTCCAACTGCCTTGACCAGTACAAAAAAGCATATTGCAAAACAATCTCATCGAATGATGGACAACATATGCATGGCTCCATCAATAATCCCATTGTGGTACCAGATTCCAGTTTGCCCATCGAGAGGTGTGAGGCCACCGAGCTTGCCTGCCCCCTTTGCAGGGGCCAGGTTAAAGGTTGGACTGTGGTTGAACTTGCACGAGAATTTCTAAATGAGAAAAAGAGAAGCTGCATGCAGGATAATTGCTCATTTGTTGGAAATTACAAGGAGCTGCGGAAACATGTTAGGGTGGAGCACCCCTCTGCACGGCCGCGCGAAGTGGATCCCATACTCGAACAGAAATGGAGACGGCTTGAGCGGGAGAGGGAGCGGGATGATGTGATCAGCACAATAAGGTCAACAATGCCGGGGGCAATGGTTTTTGGAGATTATGTTATAGAAAGTAATCGGCATGGTTTTGATACAGATGAAGAGGATGGGGGCTTTGATGTAAATGCTGCAGAGAGGAATAGGGGTCTTGAGGTTGGCTTTGATAGTAATCTGGTGAATGTATTTCTTCTGTTGCATGCGTTTGGACCATCAGGGAATGACCTTAGTAGACGGCTGAGGCATCCTGAGAGAACCTTTCATCATGGATCAGATCAGAATGCTGTTAGCGTTCACCAGAATCACCACCCCTCTCCTGTTGGTGGATTGGATTCCTCCGATCAAGACGACAATAATAACAGCAATGATGATGGTGGCGGCGATGATGGTGGCATGTCACTGGTTAGCCGTCTCCGTCGACATGGCAGAGTATTATTGGGACGATCAGGTAGGAGACGCAGACGTAGAGAAGCCATTAGGGATCTGTGA
- the LOC109013415 gene encoding probable dolichyl pyrophosphate Man9GlcNAc2 alpha-1,3-glucosyltransferase: MEKSRGGKVMKDKEEAVDDDPWWWLVHKGIAASFLCIALFALLVRVAVSLHPYSGAGNPPKYGDFEAQRHWMEITLNLPVKEWYRNSTTNDLSYWGLDYPPLTAYQSYIHGLFLRFFHPESVSLFTSRGHESYFGKLLMRWTVLSSDALMFFPAVFYFVLVYYAGRPHGQKTDIAWHIAIMLLNPCLMLIDHGHFQYNCISLGLTVGAVAAVLSNKELVACFLFSLALNHKQMSAYFAPAFFSHLFGKCIRRQNPLLEVSKLGLVVLGTFALVWWPYLHSMEAFLSVLSRLAPFERGIYEDYVANFWCTTSVLIKWKRMFTTQSLKLLSLGATFSTCLPSMVQQIRAPSNQGFLYGLLNSAFSFYMFSFQVHEKSILLPLLPASLLALEEPFLLKWITFYALFSMFPLLCRDKLILPYVALSALFILIYHVPSGRQDRRERLSFNSFVTTLLMLCSVVLHIVYLTMQPPNRYPFLFEAVIMFLCFSQFVVLCFYSNAKQWALKRTIFMDKEKKLL; the protein is encoded by the exons ATGGAGAAGAGTAGGGGAGGGAAGGTTATGAAAGACAAGGAGGAAGCAGTTGATGATGATCCTTGGTGGTGGTTGGTTCACAAGGGAATTGCGGCCTCATTTCTGTGCATTGCTTTATTTGCATTATTAGTGAGAGTGGCCGTATCGTTACATCCTTATTCTGGTGCTGGGAATCCTCCCAAGTATGGGGACTTTGAGGCACAGAGGCATTGGATGGAGATCACCCTTAATTTGCCAGTTAAGGAATGGTACCGTAACAGCACAACCAATGATCTCAGCTATTGGGGACTAGACTATCCTCCCCTTACTGCCTACCAGAGTTATATCCATGGTCTATTTCTCAGATTCTTCCATCCTGAATCAGTTTCTCTCTTTACTTCTCGAGGCCATGAATCTTATTTTGG AAAACTCCTCATGAGGTGGACGGTTTTATCCTCTGATGCACTAATGTTCTTTCCTGCAGTCTTCTATTTTGTCCTTGTATACTATGCTGGCCGCCCACATGGCCAGAAAACTGATATAGCATGGCACATTGCAATTATGTTACTGAATCCGTGTCTGATGCTAATAGATCATGGTCATTTTCAG TACAATTGTATCAGCTTGGGCCTTACTGTTGGAGCTGTTGCTGCTGTTCTTTCTAACAAAGAACTAGTAGCTTGTTTCTTGTTCAGTCTTGCTCTCAACCATAAACAG ATGAGTGCATATTTTGCACCTGCATTTTTCAGTcatctttttggaaaatgtattAGGCGCCAGAATCCACTTCTTGAAGTATCAAAACTGGGCCTAGTAGTCTTGGGAACATTTGCTCTTGTTTGGTGGCCATATCTCCATTCTATGGAAGCCTTTTTAAGT GTTCTCTCTCGTCTTGCACCTTTTGAGAGGGGCATATATGAGGATTATGTGGCTAACTTTTGGTGCACCACCTCAGTTCTTATAAAATGGAAGAGAATGTTCACAACACAATCACTGAAGCTTCTCAGCCTTGGTGCTACTTTTTCTACTTGTTTGCCTTCAATGGTTCAGCAGATACGTGCTCCAAGCAACCAAGGTTTCCTTTATGGACTGCTGAATAGTGCATTCTCATTCTATATGTTCTCATTTCAAG TGCATGAGAAGTCAATTTTGCTGCCTCTTCTGCCCGCAAGCCTTTTGGCACTGGAAGAgccttttcttctcaaatgGATCACATTCTATGCTTTGTTCTCTATGTTCCCTCTTCTATGTCGTGACAAACTGATTCTGCCATATGTTGCACTGTCTGCTCTATTCATCCTTATTTATCACGTGCCAAGCGGAAGGCAAGATCGAAGGGAAAGACTTTCGTTCAATTCCTTTGTGACAACCTTACTCATGTTGTGCTCAGTTGTTCTTCATATTGTTTACTTAACCATGCAGCCCCCCAATAGATATCCTTTCCTTTTCGAAGCTGTGATTATGTTTCTCTGCTTCTCACAGTTCGTGGTGCTTTGTTTTTACAGTAACGCAAAGCAATGGGCGTTGAAACGCACCATTTTCATggataaagaaaagaaacttctttga
- the LOC109013418 gene encoding mRNA turnover protein 4 homolog, producing the protein MPKSKRNRPVTLSKTKKKGREHKEAIVNAIRHAAENYSSVYVFSFENMRNLKFKEFREQLKSTSRFFLGSNKVMQVSLGRSAADEITPGIHKVSKLLRGDTGICFTNLPKEEVERLFNEYEEYDFARTGSMATEKVELKEGHLEQFTHEMEPFLRKQGMPVRLNKGNVELVSDFVVCEEGKPLSPESARILRLLGIKMATFRVHLIARWNPEELELYIEKPDDSDVESA; encoded by the exons ATGCCAAAGTCCAAGCGCAATCGACCTG TTACGCTGtcgaagacgaagaagaagggGAGGGAACATAAAGAAGCGATCGTGAATGCAATAAGGCATGCCGCCGAGAATTACAGTTCTGTTTATGTGTTCTCTTTCGAGAACATGAGAAACCTCAAGTTCAAGGAGTTCAGAGAGCAGCTCAAGTCCACCAGTAG ATTTTTCCTTGGGTCAAACAAAGTCATGCAGGTTTCTCTCGGTCGGTCTGCTGCCGATGAGATTACACCTGGCATTCACAAAGTCTCAAAA CTTCTACGTGGAGATACTGGGATTTGTTTTACCAATTTGCCAAAAGAAGAGGTTGAAAG GTTATTTAATGAATATGAGGAATATGACTTTGCAAGGACAGGAAGTATGGCAACAGAAAAG GTGGAGCTTAAGGAAGGTCATCTGGAGCAATTTACGCATGAGATGGAGCCATTCCTACGCAAGCAAGGGATGCCTGTTCGGTTGAACAAAG GTAATGTGGAGCTTGTTTCAGATTTTGTTGTTTGTGAGGAGGGAAAGCCCTTGTCGCCCGAGTCAGCTCGCATATTG CGTTTGTTGGGGATCAAGATGGCTACATTTCGAGTTCACTTGATCGCCAGATGGAACCCTGAGGAATTGGAGCTTTATATTGAAAAACCAGATGATTCTGATGTTGAATCCGCCTAA
- the LOC109013419 gene encoding adenylosuccinate lyase-like — protein MEFGMASSRVFNGYQFSCLCPSPRKFRTPADLSSLPPRLRPLNASFLFSTPVSRRYCTCKATLKETNAAASAAKVRNMAANDFELSSLTALSPLDGRYWRKVKDLAPYTSEYGLIYFRVLVEVKWLLKLSRIPEITEVPSFSEEAQLYLEGLINGFSMNDALEIKTIEKVTNHDVKAVEYFLKQKCQSHPEIAKVLEFFHFACTSEDINNLAHALMLKEAMKTVVFPVMDELVKAICNMAKDNAHIPMLSRTHGQPASPTTLGKEMAVFAVRLSRERRDISQIEIMGKFAGAVGNYNAHLAAYPDVRWPQIAEEFVKSLGLSFNPYITQIETHDYMAKLFHAIIQFNNILVDFDRDVWGYISLGYFKQTTKAGEIGSSTMPHKVNPIDFENSEGNLGVANGGLSHLSMKLPISRWQRDLTDSTVLRNMGVGLGHSILAYKSTLQGMAKLLVNEDRLSEDLNHSWEVLAEPIQTVMRRYGVPEPYEKLKELTRGRAVTKESITEFIEGLVLPEEAKINLLKLTPHNYVGAAVELGRTVDMAVNKVICC, from the exons ATGGAGTTTGGTATGGCTTCTTCCAGGGTTTTTAACGGTTATCAATTCTCTTGCCTATGTCCCTCTCCAAGAAAATTTCGGACGCCAGCGGACCTCTCGAGCTTGCCTCCTCGTCTTCGCCCTCTAAATGCTTCGTTTCTCTTTTCTACCCCAGTTTCTCGCAGATATTGCACGTGCAAAGCCACCCTGAAAGAAACGAATGCCGCCGCCTCCGCGGCAAAG GTGAGAAATATGGCTGCAAATGACTTTGAGCTTTCAAGTTTAACGGCTTTATCGCCGTTGGATGGTCGTTATTGGCGTAAAGTAAAGGACTTGGCTCCTTACACGAGCGAATATGGTCTGATCTACTTTCGTGTTTTAGTTGAG GTCAAATGGTTGCTGAAGCTTTCCCGAATTCCTGAAATCACAGAGGTTCCAAGCTTCAGCGAAGAAGCTCAGTTGTATTTAGAAGGACTGATTAATGGCTTTAGCATGAATGATGCCTTGGAAATTAAAACCATTGAAAAAGTGACAAATCATGATGTAAAAGCAGTGGAATACTTCTTGAAACAGAAATGCCAATCACATCCTGAGATAGCTAAG GTGCttgaattttttcattttgcttgCACATCAGAAGACATAAATAATCTTGCCCATGCATTGATGCTGAAAGAAGCAATGAAAACTGTTGTATTTCCTGTCATGGATGAATTGGTCAAGGCAATATGTAACATGGCTAAGGATAACGCACACATTCCAATGCTTTCTCGCACTCATGGGCAG CCAGCTTCACCTACAACTTTGGGGAAGGAAATGGCAGTCTTTGCCGTCAGGTTAAGCAGAGAAAGGCGGGATATTTCTCAGATTGAGATAATGGGAAAGTTTGCTGGTGCAGTTGGAAATTACAATGCACATCTTGCTGCATATCCTGATGTTAGGTGGCCTCAAATTGCTGAAGAGTTTGTAAAATCACTTGGACTGAGTTTCAATCCCTATATCACTCAG ATAGAAACTCATGACTATATGGCAAAACTTTTTCATGCAATTATCCAGTTCAACAATATATTGGTTGACTTTGATAGGGACGTATGGGGCTACATATCTTTGGGTTACTTTAAGCAG ACAACTAAGGCTGGGGAGATTGGATCTTCAACTATGCCTCACAAAGTGAATcctattgattttgaaaatagtgAAGGCAATCTCGGTGTGGCCAATGGCGGTTTATCTCATCTAAGCATGAAGTTGCCTATTTCACGTTGGCAG CGTGACTTGACTGATTCAACTGTTCTGAGGAATATGGGTGTTGGGTTAGGGCATTCAATTCTTGCCTACAAAAGTACACTACAGGGAATGGCAAAGCTTCTG GTCAATGAAGACCGCTTGAGTGAGGACTTGAACCATTCATGGGAGGTGCTTGCTGAACCAATACAGACT GTTATGCGGAGATATGGTGTTCCTGAACCATATGAGAAGCTAAAGGAGCTAACAAGAGGGAGAGCTGTTACTAAAGAAAGTATAACTGAGTTTATTGAAGGCTTAGTATTACCTGAAGAAGCAAAGATTAATCTATTGAAATTAACACCGCATAATTATGTTGGAGCAGCTGTTGAATTGGGCAGGACTGTAGACATGGCCGTGAATAAGGTGATTTGTTgctaa
- the LOC109013417 gene encoding partner of Y14 and mago-like, with the protein MASSNGGGEGREEEELHRLTELSKNLKEGERILGPTRRPDGTLRKPIRIRAGYVPQEEVGIYQSKGTLWKKEMASQVGPPGYDPELDAKPKTKAVKRNERKKEKRLQAALEKDKNVEQGEAGEIQEEEVLQVEDLGTGSESVKQLASQMNELTVSVNATIISPPLEATEGSNSGNPIQEIDKRIRALKKKIRLAEGQQQKIAQDMKPDQLDKLTKLEGFRKELKLLEDKKVEMAASS; encoded by the exons ATGGCGAGCAGCaatggaggaggagaaggaagagaagaagaggagcTGCATCGATTGACGGAGCTGAGCAAAAACTTGAAAGAAGGGGAGAGAATTCTTGGGCCAACAAGGAGACCCGACGGTACTCTCCGAAAACCCATCCGGATTAGGGCTGGCTATGTCCCTCAGGAGGAAGTTGGCATTTACCAATCGAAAGGCACCCTG TGGAAGAAGGAGATGGCCTCGCAGGTGGGACCTCCAGGTTATGATCCTGAATTGGATGCAAAACCCAAGACTAAGGCAGTTAagaggaatgaaagaaagaaggagaagCGGCTACAG GCTGCTCTTGAAAAGGACAAGAATGTGGAACAAGGAGAAGCTGGGGAGATACAAGAGGAAGAAGTCCTACAAGTTGAAGATTTGGGCACTGGGTCGGAATCTGTCAAGCAGTTAGCATCTCAGATGAATGAGCTAACAGTTTCCGTAAATGCCACTATAATTAGCCCCCCCTTGGAAGCTACTGAGGGTTCAAATTCAGGAAATCCAATTCAAGAGATTGATAAACGGATACGAGCACTTAAAAAGAAG ATTCGACTTGCAGAAGGACAACAACAGAAAATTGCACAAGATATGAAGCCAGATCAGTTGGACAAATTGACAAAGCTGGAAGGCTTTCGCAAGGAGCTAAAACTTTTGGAGGATAAGAAGGTAGAAATGGCAGCATCATCATAA
- the LOC109013416 gene encoding uncharacterized protein LOC109013416 isoform X1, which yields MIFCFHGLLNINIFSLFFFLILPSTQKMSLSKKTSLSNHSLPRKLGTDRLEMVNGSRGRRRISSRQSRVTPYPLPSYNLDISVDLCPKKCSKALDKKDWEDVTCSVCMECPHNAVLLLCSSHDKGCRPYMCGTSFRYSNCLDQYKKAYCKTISSNDGQHMHGSINNPIVVPDSSLPIERCEATELACPLCRGQVKGWTVVELAREFLNEKKRSCMQDNCSFVGNYKELRKHVRVEHPSARPREVDPILEQKWRRLERERERDDVISTIRSTMPGAMVFGDYVIESNRHGFDTDEEDGGFDVNAAERNRGLEVGFDSNLVNVFLLLHAFGPSGNDLSRRLRHPERTFHHGSDQNAVSVHQNHHPSPVGGLDSSDQDDNNNSNDDGGGDDGGMSLVSRLRRHGRVLLGRSGRRRRRREAIRDL from the exons ATGATATTCTGTTTCCATGGGTTATTAAACATCAATatcttttccctcttttttttcctcatattGCCTTCCACACAAAAAATGTCACTCTCAAAGAAGACGTCACTCTCCAATCACTCTCTCCCAAGGAAACTGGGAACTGATAG ATTGGAAATGGTGAATGGTAGCAGAGGACGGCGCAGAATTTCTTCTCGGCAATCCAGGGTAACTCCATATCCACTGCCTTCTTACAACTTGGATATTTCAGTGGACTTGTGTCCTAAGAAATGCTCCAAGGCTTTGGATAAAAAAGACTGGGAAGATGTGACATGTTCTGTGTGTATGGAGTGCCCTCACAATGCTGTTCTTCTCCTCTGTTCCTCTCATGACAAGGGTTGCCGTCCGTACATGTGTGGAACTAGCTTTCGGTACTCCAACTGCCTTGACCAGTACAAAAAAGCATATTGCAAAACAATCTCATCGAATGATGGACAACATATGCATGGCTCCATCAATAATCCCATTGTGGTACCAGATTCCAGTTTGCCCATCGAGAGGTGTGAGGCCACCGAGCTTGCCTGCCCCCTTTGCAGGGGCCAGGTTAAAGGTTGGACTGTGGTTGAACTTGCACGAGAATTTCTAAATGAGAAAAAGAGAAGCTGCATGCAGGATAATTGCTCATTTGTTGGAAATTACAAGGAGCTGCGGAAACATGTTAGGGTGGAGCACCCCTCTGCACGGCCGCGCGAAGTGGATCCCATACTCGAACAGAAATGGAGACGGCTTGAGCGGGAGAGGGAGCGGGATGATGTGATCAGCACAATAAGGTCAACAATGCCGGGGGCAATGGTTTTTGGAGATTATGTTATAGAAAGTAATCGGCATGGTTTTGATACAGATGAAGAGGATGGGGGCTTTGATGTAAATGCTGCAGAGAGGAATAGGGGTCTTGAGGTTGGCTTTGATAGTAATCTGGTGAATGTATTTCTTCTGTTGCATGCGTTTGGACCATCAGGGAATGACCTTAGTAGACGGCTGAGGCATCCTGAGAGAACCTTTCATCATGGATCAGATCAGAATGCTGTTAGCGTTCACCAGAATCACCACCCCTCTCCTGTTGGTGGATTGGATTCCTCCGATCAAGACGACAATAATAACAGCAATGATGATGGTGGCGGCGATGATGGTGGCATGTCACTGGTTAGCCGTCTCCGTCGACATGGCAGAGTATTATTGGGACGATCAGGTAGGAGACGCAGACGTAGAGAAGCCATTAGGGATCTGTGA